DNA from Homo sapiens chromosome 1, GRCh38.p14 Primary Assembly:
AATGTCCATAGTGCTCAGGCTGAGAAACCGTGCTTAAATGGTAGGCACAATAATCTTCACTTTTACAGATTGGAACCTGACACTCTGAGAAGCCACCTGGCATTCAACCCGAAACCTAACAcagctccaaagcccatgctctttcaCCATGCCGTTGCAGTGAGAACAGGGATGGAAATGAGGGTGGCAAAAATGACCAAGATACAAAACCAGGGCACAGATTGGTGCTCAATAGATACTTATTGGGATATTCATTaaatagaagaatgaataagaaaaagaatgaatgagggCAGGGGAATAATGAGGATGAGTGTGGTCATTCTATTGCCATCCTGACATACCTCCTTGTCCTTGTTCCACAACTCAGCAGTGAGTCTGGGATTAtgacaatagagaaaattaaatgatgGTAGGTGGCCTGGAGTCCCCATGCTCAATTTCAAGAAGCATCCAGATTCCAGGGCCTGGGTCTCCAAATGGAAGTAGAAGTACTAGAAGATTGCTGGTGCACGCTGTCCTGCATCACCCTTTCTCAGGAGGATAGAGACTGAAACAGGAGGTTCTGAGCTGAGTTTTGGTGACCATTTCCCTCTTTCTCCCAGAGGCCCAGGCCAGCTGTGGCctcagaggaagaagaagggagtTGTTTCCCTAGTTTCTAAAATTTCTGTGAATTTGAACATGGGCTACACCAGATTTATTCTGGGAAGCTCTGAATCTTCTAGGAGGGAAAGACTGAGAGGAAAGAGGGTGGAAAGGGAGGAGCCTGTGATAAAAcagaacatttctttttcacttcccCTTTCAGACTCCAGAATTTGTTTGCCCTCTAGGGTAGAATCCGCCAAGCTTTGAGAGAAGGCTGTGACTGCTGTGCTCTGGGCGCCAGCTCGCTCCAGGGAGTGATGGGAATCCTGTCATTCTTACCTGTCCTTGCCACTGAGAGTGACTGGGCTGACTGCAAGTCCCCCCAGCCTTGGGGTCATATGCTTCTGTGGACAGCTGTGCTATTCCTGGGTGAGTCAGGGCccccaggagggagagaggaacgGGAACCTCAGTTGGGGATAACCCTGGGCAAGGATGAGGGGTGGCATGGGAAGACCGTCAGGACACccaggggagggaaggcaggctGGTGAAGATGAAACCCTGATGACTCTGCTGGCTTTGGAAAGTCATCCAATGTGGCAGAGTTCAGGGTTTTTTCAGTGTCTTTCACCCAATCTTACTGAACACCCAGACTCTTGATGTTCTGTTGCTTTCCACATCAGAACCCGCTCTGAGAAAAGTCTAGTAACCTATACTTGAATGATAAATGAATGGCCAGAGTGTTTGCCTTCTTTGAAATTTATGCTTCACAAAAGACCAAATCTTAGGCAGGAGGGCCAGTGCTGCCTTGGGTAAGGGGTAGGGAGGAAGTTGTAAGATGCATTTTTgggaggaggtggcagtggcCATTCTCTGTGCCCCTGAAACCACTTTGTGTAGCAGAAGCCTATTGTCTTCATGTGTAAGAATATTCCCCTAGGCAGAAGCACAGGGAGATCTGGGTTATCCAGGGAAAAGGGACTCTGAGAATACAAAAACCTGGGTAAGTCTGGAGTCATCTGTTGTGGGACCAGAGAAATCATGCATGCTGCTTTTGACCACACAGACCATGATGGGGAAGTACTGCATCTGATCAgcaagagagacagggtctttggcCAAAATGGAGGGCTCTTTTCTAACCATGTTCTCAGCTGTTGGATAGGGGACGACGACTGATTTTGCTGAGTGGTTTGAAAAGCCTAGGGGAGGCCAAGTAGGGGAGACTTACTGCCAGGACTATCTCTCCAAGCTCAGTTCCTGGGGCTTCCACCCTCACATTCTAGAGGAAAGCATATTGCCACTCAGCCAAGTTGTGTGATGTGATTACTAGTGAAACGTGATCAGCTCTGGGGGCCCTCGGCTCTTGGCTGTCAATGCAGGATGATACTGGGCTACAGGAGAAAGAGGTAAGGAAGACAGAGTATTCCCCCATGAATAGGATGGAATGGATTAAAGTAGAAGAGAAAGTAAAGTGAACTACCTCATTTGTCATGTGGGGAAGTTCAGGCCTAGAGAGGTGATGTGCTTCTCTACCACCTGGGCAAGACTCCTGGGAAAGATCTTTggtattttttcccatttgccTTTTACTAAGTCATCAAAGATTTACCCCATTTTTTCCATTCTTATTGGGGCTGCCACATTTACGTCTTCATCACTTGATAACTCAATTTTTATAGCACCCTCTGATGGGGTCTTGATTGATCCTGTCTCCCCTCCCCTGCATCCATGCTGCCCACCAAGGCCACGGCATCTTCAGGTCCAGCTATGGCTGTGTCAGTGCATTTAATAAATGCCTTCCGTGCTGCTCCATTGCCCACTGCAAAAACTCTAATTCTGCCCTGCACACTGTGTTCTCCATTGCACCCCACATGAATCTTCTTCTACAGCCAGGCAGTATGTACACTGCACTTTCTGTTTTTACCACCTTTGCTCCTGCTGACTCTCCAAATTCTATgtgcaggcactgttctaggacTTGGAGACTTATCAGTGAACATGACTGACAGCCTTCCTGACCGGAAATACGAGGTCAATGAACTTATTGTGAAGCAATAAGTACACCGGGTGGGAGGATATTTGGTATTTACTACTATTTATTAACTGTGGAATGGATACATAATTGGtgacttctctctcctttcctcatcttttccttttttttctctcgctcttcctcttcttttttactCTCTCTCCCACTACACCGTCCCCCTTGCCAATCTTACATACTCAGGTTTTTAGCTACCACTTCTATGTCAATAACTCCTAAACCTATTTCTCTTGCTTGCTTCTGTcaagtataattttatatttccactGCTGGTTGGACACCTCTAAAATGATTCTCCAGCTCAAAAACAAAGCATATTCAAAATGCAACTTATCATCTCCTCCTTACAAATGTTCTCTTCCTCCTAACATTTGTATTTGCGTAAGCGCAGCCACCCTTTTCCTAGTTATCCAACTTAAATCACCCCCACAGTCTATTAAATGCCAACTTCTCTCTGCCACTTAAATTTCTTCTGcatctgtttcctcttcttcacCTCCTATTGTCAGTACAACTTTGGGCTCTCTTATCTCCCACCTAGATTCAACCAGTGAATGATTTCCAGAGCAATGGCACATCAAATTAATATGGCTACTGCTCTCTTTGAATTTATATTCTACTGAGGGATATAAACGGTAAGTAAACAAACAAGAAGGCATAAGTACAAATGGAAAAGGGCTATGAAGATGTAAACGGGGTACTGTGATAAGATTAGTtgtggggaagagaagagagcagCCCACTTTAAACAGGATGTTATGTAAAGAGTTTTCTGAGggggtgacatttaagctgagactttCAACATGGTAAGGATTCAGCCATTTGGTGATCAAGGACGCATTTCAGGGTAGAGGGATTGGCATACAGAAAATCCCCAAATTTGAAGAATGCCAGGAAGGCCAGTGTTAATGAGGCTCAATGAGTAGGTGAAAAGGGAtctgagctgaggctggagaaggaaGCACGGACCCAATTTGATAGGGCTTGCAggccatttccattttattttaagaccAAAGAAAGGCAACTGAAGGCTTGTAAGTTGGGGAGTGATATCATCTgatttcgttttttttttttttttaaggaactaGCTTCTTTATGGAAAATGGATTGTAGGGTGACCATAAGAAGTGAGGGGACAAATTAAGATATGGGAAAAAGCTGATGGTGACTTAAACTGAGTAGTGTCTATAAAGGGGGTGAAGAGAAGTTAGTGGGTGCAAGATCTAAGTTGGAAGCAGGATCAACAAGACTTCCTGGTGTGGAAGGGACTGGATTTTGGGAGACAGAGAGGTTAAAAGATGGCTTGCAGGTTTCTGGCCTATGTAGCTGGGTGGATAACGAAGATACATATTGACATGGGGAAGACGGAGAGAAACAGAATGTGTCCACTTGCTATGACAACATGAAGCCATTGGTGATTTTGACAAGAAAAGTTTTAGTGGACTGCTGAGGGCCGAGTCCAAATTGCAGAGAATTAGACAGTGAATGAGAGGAGAAGAAATCAGGACAGCCTATGTaagaaaaacaatggagaaatTTAGTTTTGAAAGGGAtgagacaggccaggcacagtggctcatgcctgtaatcccaacacttggagaggccgaggtgggtggatcacttaaggtcaggagttcaagaccagcttggccaacatggtgaaacaccatctctactaaaaatacaaaaattagccggatgtggtggtaatacaaaagttagccgggcgtggtggtgcatgcctgtaatcccagctgcttgggaagctgaggcaggagaattgcttgaatctgggaggcggaggtcgtaGTGCActgagatggtgccgctgcactccagcctgggtgaagcaaacaacaacaacaacaaaaaccgaGAGAAATGGggcagtagctggaattatatgTGGTGTcaaggaaaagtttttttttgttttttgtttttaatggaagaTACTGAAATAAATTTACCATTGATGGGAAGATCCAGCTAAGAGAGAAACTGGTGATGCAGAGGAGAAAGTGAATAACAGAAAGGGAAATCTTTGAGAGGATTAAAGGGAATGGGATCCAGAGTACTTGCTTTGAGACTGACCATAGACAGGAGGAGAGATGCTTTCTCCAGTGAAATGCGAGGAAGGAGAAGACAGGtagagatgcagaaaagactgGTAGATTTAGTCGGGGGACGATGTGAGATCTTCTGTGTAacctcttttgttttctctgtgaaaTATGAGGAAAGGCATCAGCTAAAAATGAGAGAGGACTGGAGGCAGAGGGTGGGATGAGAAAGCTTGGGGAATGAGGAAAAGATGAGTGTCACTACTCAGAGTAGCAGAGCAAATTTCTTGGAAAAAAGTGCCACAATGGCAGTTCAGTGTCCTTTTGAATGCGGTGATCGCACATTTACTGCGTCAACAGTTTGCCTTCTTGTGTGGTAATTTCAATAACACGCAGCTGAGCAAGTAAAGGCATGGCGAATACAGGTgcatttggtagagacagagaaaGGCAACGAAGTTAAGGGGATTTGCAAGGAGGTAATTATAATGATGCCTCATTGAATTCAAGCTagatgggggagggtgggaggtaAAGGCAAACATGTGCTCAAGGATAGGCAGTGGTAAGATGGATGCTTTGGGGTTCTTGATAAGGTCAAAGATTATTCTGGTGGCTGTACTTGAGCAGAGAAAGTTCATctccaaagaaagaaagtttaCTGATGATGAGCAGTTCAGGGAATGAAGAGGCCAGTTGTTTGATGGGTTATCCACATATTCTGGATCACTAcagtcatctcttttttttttctttttctttttctctgacctCATTCTTCCATCACAATTAGTTTCTTTCTTAATTAAGCTCTTTGGCATTTGCCCTGTTCCAATCTATTTGACACTGCACTTTCAGCCCCAATTTGAAAATTCTAAGTGACTTCCCACTGTATACTGAACCAAGGAGTGAActtataaaaaaaaacttaaatttatttgaaattcaccATGTGTCATGTAGCACACTAAATGCCTTCtctggattatctcatttaatcctaacaaccaccctatgaggtagatactgctgtcattatcttcatttacaagcaaggaaactgaagcagagaaaagttaagtaatttgtgaAAGGTCACTTAGCAGTAGCGGAGTCAGCATTTAAACTCAGTATGTGCTTTCCCCCACTGCCACACCACCTGGCACTAGGAGCCCTCCAGAGTATGACTTCTACCTTGCTTTCCTGCTTTGTCCCTCATTATTGGAAGTGCTTGAGGAGAGACCAGAAATCAAGTAGAAGTTGGGCTGCAACTTGCTGGGAATGTTGCCAAGTACTTGCTGCTCCTTCCCATGGAATACCTTTTCCCTCTCAGCCAAAATCCTATCAGTCCTGGAAGGTCCTTGATGAACCTGAAAGGTCCCATCTTCTCCATAGGATTCCCCTCCTTATGAACCCCAAACCCTCCCAAACACAGAGCCCTgggatcttttctttctctgaaccTCCATAGCATTTTATCCAAATTCCTCTAATGTCATCTCTTTTACATCAGATTACACATGTGCTTATCTCCACCGTTAGATTCTTGCCTTCAGTGGAAGTAGGGACTTAACGTTCTTTTCCCTTAGGTGAACTCAGCATGCATTGCAGGGCAGTAGGAAGCCAATGCAGGTTTGTTGATTAATTTTGGATGCAAAGGAAGGAAGTGATTGGTCCAAGTGTATATTTCGAGATATTGGAGCATCGGGACCAGAATCCAGTTCTGTAAACTTTGAAGCCAACACTTTCTCCACATTGCTCCCTTTTTACCTCTTGGTTCTGATTCCATTTCCTTCCGTACTTTTGTCCCTGAAAATATACATGCACTTGGAAGCTTCTTGACTTTCTCTCAGCCCAGATGCAAGAGAAAACCTTCACCCATGGAcagatggacacacacacacatacacacacacacacacacagagctctgATTCACCTAAGGACCCAGCTTTGCTTCTTTACCCAATAACAGCACCCACAAATCTTTATCTACCCTAGCCCACACTTTGCCTCCACTACGGAAGCTCTTTTCTTAACCCAGTGGCATCCCCCTACCCCTGCATGAAGTCACAGATCTAGTGCCCTTTTGCAgtctcttcttccttttatcaGATATTTCTAATAGCAAAAATCTGGAAGACCTAAATGCCAAGCAAAAGAGTTGTTAAATAAATCACAGGACAGCCAAATAGTAGGATATAGTGTAGCCATTTAAAATGACAACATGGGcggggaacggtggctcacacctgtaatcccagaattttgggaggctgaggtgggtagatcacttgaggtcaggagttccagaccagcctggccaacatggtgaaaccccttctctactaaaaatacaaaacttagctgggtgtggtggcgcgggcctgtaatcccagctcttgggaggctgaggcaggtgaatcacttgaacctgggaggcggaggttgcagtgagccaagatcgcgttattgcactccagcctgggtgacagagtgagaccctgtccccccacaaaataaaataaaataaaataaaataaaataaaataaaataaaataaaatgacaacatAGAAACAGATTCATCTTCTAGAACTTGCATTGCTCAGTGAAGAATCAGGTTAAAGAACAGTTTTTAGAGTATATCCTCATTTACACTTATGTATGTCTGTATGTGAAcagcgtgtgtctgtgtgtgatcaCAGAAAGAAATCCAACAGGATGTATGCCAAGGTGATAATATTTTGCTCCTgcgtattttctatttttctgtagtGATCATGGATTACCTGTGCAATTTCTACCCCCTCccaacaaaagaacaaatcttgCTCTCAGGATAAACTCTGGCAAAATTATTTATACTGATGCATAAATCATATGTAAAGCCCAACAGAGACCTCTTTCCAGaggcatatttattttaatcagtCAAGAGGGGTAAGCCAAAGGAAAATGCCACAAAACAGGTGGAAGAGGGtgttatatacttttatttcatttttgtatgttaCTGGGAGTTCTCAGTCCTTTTAAAAGTGCAGCTCATCCAGGCAGTCCCAGGGGATATGGCCACGAGGGCTGTGCTGTAGGTGAAGGGCGCTCTGGGCCTGGGCAGTCTCTGGGCCAAAGTGGGCAGGTGTCAGTTCAGACACTCCACTGTGGGCTGATCTTTGCTTTCTGTCTTACAGCTCCTGTTGCTGGGACACCTGGTAAGTACTCCACCCACAGCCTTTCCTTCCCTCGGGtccccttttcctctcctcccagTGCCCTGTCTGGAGGTGCTCTAAATGCACCAGCAACTGAGCCCAGTACCAAGTCAGGGCCAGGAAAGGGTAATTGCTCCCGAAAGatcccctctccctcttccactctcctccttccttttcctccttccacGGAGGCAAGTGGTAGGCAGCCACGGTGTTCAAATGGGGGAGCTGTCACAGAAAATGAGAACTCTGATCTCTCTCTCAACTGCCTTCCGCTGTCCAAATAAAACCAAGGGCTTCCTCTCTCCAAATAAAATTCAGGCACATGCAAAATCACATGGCCTGCATATGTTGTCCCCCTGTGTTGCTAAATCCTTGACTGTGCATGTTTCTGAGAGCTCCAAGGCCTGTTCCCTGACAGAGTGGTCTCTGCATACCTCTGGCTACACTTTGCCGGGCACTTCTGTGTTTGTGCCACTCAGCCTCCACCGCTCCAGGACTGGCCCTCCggcttttctccctctctctttatcCTTCTGAGGCCAGAGAGGCTCGTGTATGCTTGGGTGTGAGGACGGGCCATCTTGACCTcgtttttaaagtatacagaatGACATTAGGTCAGAACGGAAACCTGATATCCAACTCCCATGCCTGCCATCTCCACCAGAGCCCCCACTTATCTTCAGCCAGCCCCAGGGGAAATTTATCCACTAGTGTCTAAATGCCTTTGTTTATCGGGGAGAAAAGTTAGTCTCGAAAGAGTATGTATGTATggggtgtctgtgtgtctgtgctgGTGGGGAGAGgttggtggggagagagagaaagaactggTGAGGATATCTCAGGTAAAGTATATGTATTTCGAGGGTGTTTCTCTTGCCtgctccctccttcttccctgttGCCCTGTCGGAGTCCTGGGCTCCCTGGGGCCGTTGTGGTGGGATGTATGAGCAAAAGCAACTGCCTTCAGTTGCAGAACCATTCTGGGCCTGGCTCGGCTTTTGGTGCCCCTAGTAGGCCTACAGGTGCTTTTTTGTCTGAGATTCAGGGcctctcaagctcctgggcttccTCTTCTTCATGCTAcctcctctctctgcccctcagCAGCTCCCCCAAAGGCTGTGCTGAAACTCGAGCCCCAGTGGATCAACGTGCTCCAGGAGGACTCTGTGACTCTGACATGCCGGGGGACTCACAGCCCTGAGAGCGACTCCATTCAGTGGTTCCACAATGGGAATCTCATTCCCACCCACACGCAGCCCAGCTACAGGTTCAAGGCCAACAACAATGACAGCGGGGAGTACACGTGCCAGACTGGCCAGACCAGCCTCAGCGACCCTGTGCATCTGACTGTGCTTTCTGGTCAGTGGAGGAAGGCCCCAGGGTGGACCTGGGAGGGCCAGGACGGATGAAATCTGCTTTCAGGCAGAGGTTTGCAGGAAAGGGGGGTGGCCTGCTTACTGGGAAGTATCGCTGTGAGTTGCCTCAGCACATATCAGTGGTTGTTTTTGCCTCAGTTCTGATTGAACAGAAGAAGGTTTCAAGGCCAAAAACAGGCAGCCAAGTGTgagagaagcagaaggaaatcCCTACTGCATAAAACCCATTTCCATTTTAATGGCAGAATTGAAAAGCACAGACCACAACTGAATCCTAGCCCTGGAAATGACTCACTATACAACATGATGAATTCATTTAACCCTtgagtttccatttcttcacCTGCTCCGTGGGGCACTAACGCCTCCCTCAGAGGCTTCTGGTGAGAATCAGTGTTTccctgcccccgccccgcccTCCATGCCCCTTCTCCACGTTCtcactgtgctaggtgctcttctctgtctttctcttccacCAGCCTGTGGGAAACCTGAGATGAAAGTCGTGTCTTACCCATCTTTGTATTTCCAGCATCTGAAACTGGGcagagcttaataaatattttgctggAGAGGTTGATGATCTTACAAAGCTCCCATTGAAAGGTGGCTCTCTGTAAAGCAAAGTTACAATGAGATTGTGATGAACATTGTCCTTGTGGCTTTTCACTTAGTCCCCTCCCTTCACCTGAAGAGCAAATTTTCCTCAAAAGTACACAGCAAACGAATGACCCACTGGTGACACTGCTGCCTTTAGACCCTGCTGGAAAGAAGCTCCACATTTATTAACATTCCCGAAGTAAATTTATCAGGTAGCATTCATCAGGTAACATTTGTTGCACATTCATGACTTTTCTACTGTCCACAAAGGCATATGTCCTTATCATATGCGGACTCCTCGGTCACACTggattcttccttccctcctcgaCATGGAAGAGATGGCATCTTAGGGTCTCTTGTGTTCTTCCTGCAGAGGCCTGTCGGGCAGGAAAAGGCTGCAGCTGCCttcctgggagaaggaggagatgaGTGTATCCTGAACACCTATTATGTGCTAGGGGCTATTGTAGATACATGACACTATCATGCTCATTTTCacgaatgaggaaactgaggctcagaagacTTAAATTATTTGCCCAAGAGTTCATAAATGACAGAGCCAGCATTAGAGTCCAGGACTGTCTGATTTCAGACCTAAGCTGTTCCCTCTGCACATCGTGTCCCACCAGTAAGGAAGATCTGGGTCTCAGAGCTGAGCCAAGACCTCCCGGGTCCTCTGCGGTTTTTTGTGTCTTTCAGAGTGGCTGGTGCTCCAGACCCCTCACCTGGAGTTCCAGGAGGGAGAAACCATCGTGCTGAGGTGCCACAGCTGGAAGGACAAGCCTCTGGTCAAGGTCACATTCTTCCAGAATGGAAAATCCAAGAAATTTTCCCGTTCGGATCCCAACTTCTCCATCCCACAAGCAAACCACAGTCACAGTGGTGATTACCACTGCACAGGAAACATAGGCTACACGCTGTACTCATCCAAGCCTGTGACCATCACTGTCCAAGGTATGCGGAGTCTGCCAAGATGtaaggaggggagaagaggggatgGACAAGGGCTGAGGTCACATGGGCCTACATGGAGGTCTGAGAAAGGCCACAGCGCAAAATTGGGCACTGGAGCAAAGAGGAGTGGTGTGGAGGCCTGGCTAAGTATTGACCAATGAGCAGGAGTAGGGGCCAGAGCTTGGAGCCCTCAGGTGATAGGTGACCAGGCTGTTGTTCCACTTTGAAATGCAGGCCCCAGACTAAGGACGGCAGCGAAGCAGAGCTCCCTCGTTGGTGCAGAGGTTCCCTAAGCTCCTGGGCATTCCTAAGAACTGAGGTTTGCCTTTATTCTTCTCATGGCTCATGTTACAGCCATTCACTCCAGAAAGCCTGGCACGTCATGGACCGTTCAAGGCTGTGCTCCATAGAGTAATGATGCCTCCAGCTATGCGAGGCTTTGGGCCCACCCTTCCCACTGCCCC
Protein-coding regions in this window:
- the FCGR2B gene encoding low affinity immunoglobulin gamma Fc region receptor II-b isoform 9 precursor (isoform 9 precursor is encoded by transcript variant 9), whose protein sequence is MGILSFLPVLATESDWADCKSPQPWGHMLLWTAVLFLAPVAGTPAAPPKAVLKLEPQWINVLQEDSVTLTCRGTHSPESDSIQWFHNGNLIPTHTQPSYRFKANNNDSGEYTCQTGQTSLSDPVHLTVLSEWLVLQTPHLEFQEGETIVLRCHSWKDKPLVKVTFFQNGKSKKFSRSDPNFSIPQANHSHSGDYHCTGNIGYTLYSSKPVTITVQAPSSSPMGIIVAVVTGIAVAAIVAAVVALIYCRKKRISALPGYPECREMGETLPEKPG
- the FCGR2B gene encoding low affinity immunoglobulin gamma Fc region receptor II-b isoform X1 — protein: MGILSFLPVLATESDWADCKSPQPWGHMLLWTAVLFLAPVAGTPAAPPKAVLKLEPQWINVLQEDSVTLTCRGTHSPESDSIQWFHNGNLIPTHTQPSYRFKANNNDSGEYTCQTGQTSLSDPVHLTVLSEWLVLQTPHLEFQEGETIVLRCHSWKDKPLVKVTFFQNGKSKKFSRSDPNFSIPQANHSHSGDYHCTGNIGYTLYSSKPVTITVQGPRLRTAAKQSSLVGAEVP
- the FCGR2B gene encoding low affinity immunoglobulin gamma Fc region receptor II-b isoform 8 (isoform 8 is encoded by transcript variant 8), which encodes MGILSFLPVLATESDWADCKSPQPWGHMLLWTAVLFLAPPKAVLKLEPQWINVLQEDSVTLTCRGTHSPESDSIQWFHNGNLIPTHTQPSYRFKANNNDSGEYTCQTGQTSLSDPVHLTVLSEWLVLQTPHLEFQEGETIVLRCHSWKDKPLVKVTFFQNGKSKKFSRSDPNFSIPQANHSHSGDYHCTGNIGYTLYSSKPVTITVQAPSSSPMGIIVAVVTGIAVAAIVAAVVALIYCRKKRISANPTNPDEADKVGAENTITYSLLMHPDALEEPDDQNRI
- the FCGR2B gene encoding low affinity immunoglobulin gamma Fc region receptor II-b isoform 2 precursor (isoform 2 precursor is encoded by transcript variant 2), with the translated sequence MGILSFLPVLATESDWADCKSPQPWGHMLLWTAVLFLAPVAGTPAPPKAVLKLEPQWINVLQEDSVTLTCRGTHSPESDSIQWFHNGNLIPTHTQPSYRFKANNNDSGEYTCQTGQTSLSDPVHLTVLSEWLVLQTPHLEFQEGETIVLRCHSWKDKPLVKVTFFQNGKSKKFSRSDPNFSIPQANHSHSGDYHCTGNIGYTLYSSKPVTITVQAPSSSPMGIIVAVVTGIAVAAIVAAVVALIYCRKKRISANPTNPDEADKVGAENTITYSLLMHPDALEEPDDQNRI
- the FCGR2B gene encoding low affinity immunoglobulin gamma Fc region receptor II-b isoform 11 precursor (isoform 11 precursor is encoded by transcript variant 11), which encodes MGILSFLPVLATESDWADCKSPQPWGHMLLWTAVLFLAPVAGTPAAPPKAVLKLEPQWINVLQEDSVTLTCRGTHSPESDSIQWFHNGNLIPTHTQPSYRFKANNNDSGEYTCQTGQTSLSDPVHLTVLSEWLVLQTPHLEFQEGETIVLRCHSWKDKPLVKVTFFQNGKSKKFSRSDPNFSIPQANHSHSGDYHCTGNIGYTLYSSKPVTITVQAPSSSPMGIIVAVVTGIAVAAIVAAVVALIYCRKKRISG
- the FCGR2B gene encoding low affinity immunoglobulin gamma Fc region receptor II-b isoform 5 precursor (isoform 5 precursor is encoded by transcript variant 5), encoding MGILSFLPVLATESDWADCKSPQPWGHMLLWTAVLFLAAPPKAVLKLEPQWINVLQEDSVTLTCRGTHSPESDSIQWFHNGNLIPTHTQPSYRFKANNNDSGEYTCQTGQTSLSDPVHLTVLSEWLVLQTPHLEFQEGETIVLRCHSWKDKPLVKVTFFQNGKSKKFSRSDPNFSIPQANHSHSGDYHCTGNIGYTLYSSKPVTITVQAPSSSPMGIIVAVVTGIAVAAIVAAVVALIYCRKKRISALPGYPECREMGETLPEKPANPTNPDEADKVGAENTITYSLLMHPDALEEPDDQNRI
- the FCGR2B gene encoding low affinity immunoglobulin gamma Fc region receptor II-b isoform 4 precursor (isoform 4 precursor is encoded by transcript variant 4) — encoded protein: MGILSFLPVLATESDWADCKSPQPWGHMLLWTAVLFLAPVAGTPAPPKAVLKLEPQWINVLQEDSVTLTCRGTHSPESDSIQWFHNGNLIPTHTQPSYRFKANNNDSGEYTCQTGQTSLSDPVHLTVLSEWLVLQTPHLEFQEGETIVLRCHSWKDKPLVKVTFFQNGKSKKFSRSDPNFSIPQANHSHSGDYHCTGNIGYTLYSSKPVTITVQAPSSSPMGIIVAVVTGIAVAAIVAAVVALIYCRKKRISALPGYPECREMGETLPEKPANPTNPDEADKVGAENTITYSLLMHPDALEEPDDQNRI
- the FCGR2B gene encoding low affinity immunoglobulin gamma Fc region receptor II-b isoform 6 (isoform 6 is encoded by transcript variant 6), encoding MGILSFLPVLATESDWADCKSPQPWGHMLLWTAVLFLAPPKAVLKLEPQWINVLQEDSVTLTCRGTHSPESDSIQWFHNGNLIPTHTQPSYRFKANNNDSGEYTCQTGQTSLSDPVHLTVLSEWLVLQTPHLEFQEGETIVLRCHSWKDKPLVKVTFFQNGKSKKFSRSDPNFSIPQANHSHSGDYHCTGNIGYTLYSSKPVTITVQAPSSSPMGIIVAVVTGIAVAAIVAAVVALIYCRKKRISALPGYPECREMGETLPEKPANPTNPDEADKVGAENTITYSLLMHPDALEEPDDQNRI
- the FCGR2B gene encoding low affinity immunoglobulin gamma Fc region receptor II-b isoform 1 precursor (isoform 1 precursor is encoded by transcript variant 1); protein product: MGILSFLPVLATESDWADCKSPQPWGHMLLWTAVLFLAPVAGTPAAPPKAVLKLEPQWINVLQEDSVTLTCRGTHSPESDSIQWFHNGNLIPTHTQPSYRFKANNNDSGEYTCQTGQTSLSDPVHLTVLSEWLVLQTPHLEFQEGETIVLRCHSWKDKPLVKVTFFQNGKSKKFSRSDPNFSIPQANHSHSGDYHCTGNIGYTLYSSKPVTITVQAPSSSPMGIIVAVVTGIAVAAIVAAVVALIYCRKKRISALPGYPECREMGETLPEKPANPTNPDEADKVGAENTITYSLLMHPDALEEPDDQNRI
- the FCGR2B gene encoding low affinity immunoglobulin gamma Fc region receptor II-b isoform 3 precursor (isoform 3 precursor is encoded by transcript variant 3) — protein: MGILSFLPVLATESDWADCKSPQPWGHMLLWTAVLFLAPVAGTPAAPPKAVLKLEPQWINVLQEDSVTLTCRGTHSPESDSIQWFHNGNLIPTHTQPSYRFKANNNDSGEYTCQTGQTSLSDPVHLTVLSEWLVLQTPHLEFQEGETIVLRCHSWKDKPLVKVTFFQNGKSKKFSRSDPNFSIPQANHSHSGDYHCTGNIGYTLYSSKPVTITVQAPSSSPMGIIVAVVTGIAVAAIVAAVVALIYCRKKRISANPTNPDEADKVGAENTITYSLLMHPDALEEPDDQNRI